A region from the Salvia splendens isolate huo1 chromosome 15, SspV2, whole genome shotgun sequence genome encodes:
- the LOC121769194 gene encoding transcription termination factor MTEF18, mitochondrial-like codes for MISLQRVEKLHIFTLVSRLCIGSSPTSSKSSLYANGHRPISQFPRFSTFQVDFHEKRHLQVRREAQAALLDYFYETRNLPFLDAENLSRNSPNFLNRLLKAVLIYGDGENDCDFRRLVTRYLRYHPVNEFEAFFESIGLCPSDYASFLPCVSVSLSDDELLLHNYYVLCNYGIEKSRIGKVYMEAKEVFSYNDGVLQSKIKSFENWGLRHSLVVEIISCSPHLLIGGDNQEFHDFLEEIKKLGLNLGWLEKHVRGCDYCDWKCMLEVMCLLGELGLRDEQIGQVIKNHPGLLLECSGRCTLCLFGLLLKFGTTPSGAQAVFHHFPKVSVAGFTRNLLRSYQFLVGINMPFRDIVRMFSLYPLLLGTCQLKKVGSLVHLLNCGVSRICKMVEEDPYVLRKWIRGVRVERLQQPSRAARGRGVKARFLETLGFVEKSCEMERILRLLMGKGEELQERFDCIVNSGLSQENALAMLRSNPRVLNMSKDVIERKIDVIVRELGYPMKGP; via the exons ATGATCAGTCTGCAGagagtcgaaaagcttcataTTTTCACCCTCGTTTCTCGTCTGTGCATTGGAAGCAGCCCCACATCATCAAAATCCAGTCTTTATGCAAATGGACATCGCCCCATTTCGCAATTCCCTCGGTTTTCCACATTCCAAGTCGATTTTCACGAAAAGCGACATCTTCAAGTGAGGAGAGAAGCTCAGGCTGCTTTGCTAGACTACTTCTACGAAACTAGGAATCTCCCCTTTTTGGACGCCGAGAATTTGAGCAGAAATTCCCCCAATTTTCTCAATAGGTTATTGAAAGCGGTGCTCATCTATGGCGATGGTGAAAACGACTGCGATTTTCGCCGTTTGGTCACACGATATCTCAGGTACCATCCCGTTAATGAATTTGAGGCCTTCTTTGAAAGCATTGGTTTGTGCCCTAGTGATTATGCATCGTTTCTTCCTTGTGTGTCAGTTTCTCTGAGTGATGATGAATTGTTGTTGCATAACTATTATGTGTTGTGTAACTATGGAATTGAGAAGAGTAGGATAGGGAAGGTTTACATGGAGGCCAAGGAAGTTTTCAGTTACAATGATGGGGTTTTGCAGtcaaaaataaaatcttttgaGAATTGGGGGTTGAGACACTCTCTTGTTGTTGAGATTATTTCTTGCAGCCCCCATCTCTTAATTGGTGGTGATAATCAAGAATTTCATGATTTCttggaagaaattaagaaattaggGCTTAATTTGGGCTGGCTTGAGAAGCATGTAAGGGGGTGTGATTATTGTGATTGGAAATGTATGCTTGAGGTGATGTGTTTATTAGGTGAGTTGGGGTTGAGAGATGAGCAAATAGGGCAAGTGATCAAGAACCACCCTGGTCTTCTGCTCGAGTGCTCTGGCCGTTGCACCTTGTGCTTATTTGGTCTCTTGTTGAAGTTTGGAACAACACCGAGTGGTGCACAAGCAGTTTTCCATCACTTCCCAAAAGTATCAGTCGCGGGCTTCACCAGAAACTTGCTTCGGAGCTATCAGTTTCTAGTTGGGATAAACATGCCTTTTCGTGATATAGTTAGGATGTTTAGTCTGTATCCGTTACTTCTAGGCACGTGTCAGCTCAAAAAGGTCGGTAGCTTAGTCCATCTATTGAACTGTGGAGTTAGCCGGATTTGCAAGATGGTGGAGGAGGACCCTTATGTCTTAAGGAAATGGATACGTGGAGTGAGAGTTGAACGGCTGCAGCAGCCAAGCCGGGCTGCCAGAGGGAGAGGGGTGAAGGCTAGGTTTCTTGAAACACTCGGCTTTGTTGAGAAATCGTGTGAAATGGAGAGGATTCTTAGGTTGTTGATGGGGAAGGGAGAAGAGCTACAAGAGAGGTTTGATTGTATAGTGAATAGTGGACTGAGTCAAGAGAATGCGTTAGCAATGCTGAGATCAAATCCTAGAGTTCTCAACATGTCTAAGGATGTAATAGAGAGGAAGATCGATGTCATTGTACGAGAATTGGGCTATCCG ATGAAGGGTCCGTGA
- the LOC121767872 gene encoding protein PHOSPHATE STARVATION RESPONSE 1-like isoform X1, whose protein sequence is MERLNQSSGFATTFASEVPEFSQNLGTQQQASLWPADAMISRIGSTAAAFYATEAHMGLSRYDLQENTANYDQFGRSIIPQTQMPTVFRANDLSQNEHLLFIEEKLLGEVNDTNTIRQSPPFNPIHGVHALQNVAVSHFANMSPFGQQPAATPNTVASSKMRIRWSQDLHERFVDCVNRLGGADKARPKAILQLMDTEGLTIFHVKSHLQKYRNVKYVPESSEGTGRPDKTTTIANNVAQIDIETGMQIKEALQLQLDVQMRLHEQLEFQRNLQHSIEEQGKKLKMMLDQQQKTAQSLVEKSSTTLVEDPEVSEGSEIDNGFPIKIN, encoded by the exons ATGGAAAGATTGAATCAAAGTTCTGGATTCGCCACTACTTTTGCTTCTGAGGTGCCTGAGTTCTCTCAGAACTTGGGCACTCAGCAGCAGGCCAGCCTGTGGCCTGCAGATGCCATGATCAGCAGGATAGGTTCAACTGCTGCTGCTTTCTACGCGACTGAGGCCCACATGGGTTTATCACGGTACGATCTTCAAGAAAACACCGCCAACTACGATCAATTTGGGAGGAGCATCATTCCACAAACTCAAATGCCAACAGTTTTTAGGGCTAATGACCTTTCCCAAAATGAACACCTCTTGTTCATTGAAGAGAAGCTACTAGGCGAGGTTAatgacacgaacacgataaggCAGTCTCCCCCTTTCAATCCAATTCATGGTGTTCAT GCCTTACAGAATGTTGCCGTGTCTCACTTTGCCAACATGAGTCCGTTTGGACAGCAACCAGCTGCAACTCCTAACACTGTCGCATCGAGCAAGATGAGGATTAGGTGGAGCCAAGATCTACATGAACGATTCGTTGATTGTGTAAATCGACTTGGTGGTGCTGACA AGGCGAGGCCGAAGGCTATACTGCAGCTGATGGATACAGAGGGGCTCACCATTTTTCATGTCAAAAGCCATCTGCAG AAATATCGGAATGTGAAATACGTGCCAGAATCATCGGAAGGTACAGGAAGACCAGACAAAACGACTACTATTGCAAACAATGTAGCTCAAATCGACATTGAGAC TGGGATGCAAATCAAAGAGGCGCTGCAGCTGCAGCTTGACGTCCAGATGCGCCTACACGAGCAACTAGAG TTTCAAAGAAACTTGCAGCATAGCATAGAAGAGCAAGGCAAGAAGCTGAAGATGATGCTCGATCAACAGCAGAAGACTGCGCAAAGCCTCGTGGAAAAATCATCTACAACACTAGTAGAAGATCCAGAGGTTTCAGAAGGGTCTGAAATTGATAATGGTTTCCCAATCAAGATAAACTAG
- the LOC121767872 gene encoding myb family transcription factor PHL13-like isoform X2 — MERLNQSSGFATTFASEVPEFSQNLGTQQQASLWPADAMISRIGSTAAAFYATEAHMGLSRYDLQENTANYDQFGRSIIPQTQMPTVFRANDLSQNEHLLFIEEKLLGEVNDTNTIRQSPPFNPIHGVHNVAVSHFANMSPFGQQPAATPNTVASSKMRIRWSQDLHERFVDCVNRLGGADKARPKAILQLMDTEGLTIFHVKSHLQKYRNVKYVPESSEGTGRPDKTTTIANNVAQIDIETGMQIKEALQLQLDVQMRLHEQLEFQRNLQHSIEEQGKKLKMMLDQQQKTAQSLVEKSSTTLVEDPEVSEGSEIDNGFPIKIN, encoded by the exons ATGGAAAGATTGAATCAAAGTTCTGGATTCGCCACTACTTTTGCTTCTGAGGTGCCTGAGTTCTCTCAGAACTTGGGCACTCAGCAGCAGGCCAGCCTGTGGCCTGCAGATGCCATGATCAGCAGGATAGGTTCAACTGCTGCTGCTTTCTACGCGACTGAGGCCCACATGGGTTTATCACGGTACGATCTTCAAGAAAACACCGCCAACTACGATCAATTTGGGAGGAGCATCATTCCACAAACTCAAATGCCAACAGTTTTTAGGGCTAATGACCTTTCCCAAAATGAACACCTCTTGTTCATTGAAGAGAAGCTACTAGGCGAGGTTAatgacacgaacacgataaggCAGTCTCCCCCTTTCAATCCAATTCATGGTGTTCAT AATGTTGCCGTGTCTCACTTTGCCAACATGAGTCCGTTTGGACAGCAACCAGCTGCAACTCCTAACACTGTCGCATCGAGCAAGATGAGGATTAGGTGGAGCCAAGATCTACATGAACGATTCGTTGATTGTGTAAATCGACTTGGTGGTGCTGACA AGGCGAGGCCGAAGGCTATACTGCAGCTGATGGATACAGAGGGGCTCACCATTTTTCATGTCAAAAGCCATCTGCAG AAATATCGGAATGTGAAATACGTGCCAGAATCATCGGAAGGTACAGGAAGACCAGACAAAACGACTACTATTGCAAACAATGTAGCTCAAATCGACATTGAGAC TGGGATGCAAATCAAAGAGGCGCTGCAGCTGCAGCTTGACGTCCAGATGCGCCTACACGAGCAACTAGAG TTTCAAAGAAACTTGCAGCATAGCATAGAAGAGCAAGGCAAGAAGCTGAAGATGATGCTCGATCAACAGCAGAAGACTGCGCAAAGCCTCGTGGAAAAATCATCTACAACACTAGTAGAAGATCCAGAGGTTTCAGAAGGGTCTGAAATTGATAATGGTTTCCCAATCAAGATAAACTAG